The Rhododendron vialii isolate Sample 1 chromosome 8a, ASM3025357v1 genome has a window encoding:
- the LOC131336180 gene encoding U-box domain-containing protein 4-like isoform X2 produces MEISLTNVVLNSISSFFDLSSHDNITHEPALKYYRKVEEILKLLKPVLDAVFDAGIASEELLQKAFAELGHSVSELKELFGNLHPLTSKIYFVVQVETLISKIQASVVGIFEWLKSFDGLPLELDASSLEKIKQIGLEQTSAIISQAISEQVDGSGPSSESLAKFEDHLSLRSNQELLIEAVALEKLKENAEQAEENREADYFDQMIALVTHMHEGLVKVKQSESSNPIPAPADFCCPLSLELMTDPVIVASGQTYERGFIKNWIDLGLTVCPKTRQTMAHTNLIPNYTVKALIANWCETNNVKLPDPTRAINFNHPSSTVYDEKIASKDAYILPHSRSSKPESTRANGSPGNNLISSGGVHCKGTSSSHPHTSAEGSLPTLPVIAGNGHAFNSGEQSVASSQDSVSSSRTEVCSAGGDNEQLAQCHYRSASVSSMLSGANISQGMLDNGNEVSSQVTAYNSDTSGELTSLEQQVTTTTTTSTSTSPKREPKFPRRLETRSRSQTMWRRPSNGFVPKIVLSSAIEPRADLSGVEAQVRNLVEDLKGTSFEVKRTATAELRLLAKHNTDNRIVIAKSGAIDLLVDLLRSTDVKIQEESVTALLNLSINDNNKTAIANANAIEPLIHVLETGTPEAKENSAATLFSLSVIEDNKIRIGRSGAIKPLVELLGNGSPRGKKDASTALFNLSIFHENKPRIVEAGAVKYLVELMDPAAGMVDKAVAVLANLATIPEGRTAIGQEGGIPVLVEVVELGSTRGKEHAAAALLQLCITSNKFCSVVLKEGAVPPLVALSQTGTSRAKEKAQALLSCFRNQRQGNNAGRG; encoded by the exons ATGGAGATATCATTAACAAATGTAGTTCTCAACAGCATCTCTTCTTTCTTTGATTTATCGTCTCATGACAACATAACTCATGAGCCAGCTCTGAAATATTACCGAAAAGTTGAAGAGATATTGAAGTTGTTAAAACCAGTGCTTGATGCTGTTTTTGATGCTGGCATAGCATCTGAAGAACTGCTCCAAAAAGCATTTGCAGAGCTGGGTCATTCTGTCAGTGAGCTAAAGGAACTATTTGGAAACTTGCATCCATTGACGAGTAAAATCTATTTT GTTGTGCAAGTTGAAACATTGATATCAAAGATTCAGGCTTCTGTTGTCGGAATTTTCGAGTGGCTGAAATCTTTTGATGGTCTCCCTCTTGAATTGGATGCATCATCTCTTGAG aaaatcaaacaaattggTCTGGAGCAAACATCAGCTATTATCAGTCAAGCCATTAGCGAGCAAGTGGATGGCTCTGGACCCAGCTCAGAGAGTTTGGCAAAATTTGAAGATCATCTGAGCTTAAGGTCAAACCAGGAGCTACTGATAGAAGCTGTGGCCCTTGAAAAGTTGAAGGAGAATGCGGAGCAAGCTGAAGAGAATAGAGAAGCAGACTATTTTGATCAAATGATTGCTCTTGTTACCCACATGCACGAGGGCCTTGTTAAGGTCAAACAATCTGAGAGCTCTAACCCTATTCCGGCACCTGCTGATTTCTGCTGCCCTCTTTCACTTGAGCTGATGACGGATCCAGTAATTGTGGCTTCAGGACAAACCTATGAGCGAGGTTTTATCAAAAATTGGATTGATCTTGGGCTCACTGTTTGCCCTAAGACACGGCAAACTATGGCCCACACAAATCTTATTCCCAATTACACCGTAAAGGCACTAATTGCGAACTGGTGTGAAACAAATAATGTAAAGCTACCTGACCCCACGAGGGCCATAAACTTTAACCACCCTTCTTCAACTGTGTATGACGAGAAGATAGCCTCGAAGGATGCATATATCCTTCCTCATTCAAGAAGCAGCAAACCTGAGTCAACTCGGGCTAATGGTTCACCTGGAAATAATCTAATTTCATCCGGTGGAGTTCATTGCAAAGGAACTTCTTCATCACATCCTCATACTTCTGCAGAGGGTTCCCTGCCAACCCTGCCTGTTATTGCTGGAAATGGGCATGCTTTTAACTCAGGAGAGCAAAGTGTGGCGTCAAGCCAGGACTCTGTTTCATCTTCAAGAACAGAAGTTTGTAGTGCTGGAGGAGATAATGAGCAGTTAGCTCAATGCCACTATCGAAGTGCCTCAGTCTCCAGCATGCTTTCCGGTGCAAATATCTCACAAGGTATGTTGGATAATGGCAACGAGGTATCGTCACAGGTCACAGCCTACAATAGTGATACTTCTGGAGAGCTAACATCGTTAGAGCAACAagttactactactactactacttctaCCTCAACCTCCCCAAAGAGAGAACCAAAGTTTCCTCGGAGATTAGAAACGAGATCTAGAAGCCAAACAATGTGGCGCCGTCCTTCCAATGGGTTTGTTCCGAAGATAGTTTTGTCTTCTGCCATTGAACCAAGGGCGGATCTTTCTGGGGTTGAAGCCCAAGTCAGGAATCTTGTTGAGGACTTAAAGGGAACTTCATTTGAAGTGAAAAGAACTGCCACAGCTGAACTTAGGCTTCTTGCGAAGCATAACACGGATAACCGAATTGTGATCGCTAAATCTGGAGCCATCGACTTGTTGGTTGATCTCCTCCGTTCAACCGACGTTAAGATTCAAGAAGAATCCGTTACTGCCCTCCTCAATTTATCGATTAATGATAACAACAAAACCGCAATTGCCAACGCGAATGCGATTGAACCTCTAATTCATGTCCTAGAGACAGGTACCCCAGAGGCTAAGGAGAACTCAGCTGCTACTCTTTTTAGCCTCTCAGTTATTGAGGATAACAAGATTAGAATTGGAAGGTCTGGGGCGATAAAGCCTCTGGTTGAGTTACTGGGAAATGGGTCACCTAGGGGGAAGAAAGATGCATCCACTGCTTTGTTTAATTTGTCAATATTTCACGAAAACAAGCCTCGGATTGTGGAGGCTGGAGCTGTGAAGTACCTTGTGGAATTGATGGACCCTGCGGCTGGGATGGTTGATAAGGCGGTTGCTGTTTTGGCAAACCTTGCCACTATTCCGGAGGGAAGGACTGCTATTGGTCAAGAGGGAGGGATTCCAGTTCTTGTTGAGGTTGTTGAGTTGGGCTCCACTAGAGGGAAGGAGCATGCGGCTGCTGCTCTTCTTCAGCTTTGCATAACCAGTAACAAATTCTGTAGCGTGGTCCTTAAGGAAGGAGCTGTTCCCCCTTTGGTTGCTTTGTCTCAGACAGGCACCTCACGAGCAAAAGAAAAG GCTCAGGCATTACTTAGCTGCTTCAGGAACCAGCGTCAGGGAAATAATGCTGGGCGGGGCTGA
- the LOC131336180 gene encoding U-box domain-containing protein 4-like isoform X1: protein MEISLTNVVLNSISSFFDLSSHDNITHEPALKYYRKVEEILKLLKPVLDAVFDAGIASEELLQKAFAELGHSVSELKELFGNLHPLTSKIYFVVQVETLISKIQASVVGIFEWLKSFDGLPLELDASSLELCIQKIKQIGLEQTSAIISQAISEQVDGSGPSSESLAKFEDHLSLRSNQELLIEAVALEKLKENAEQAEENREADYFDQMIALVTHMHEGLVKVKQSESSNPIPAPADFCCPLSLELMTDPVIVASGQTYERGFIKNWIDLGLTVCPKTRQTMAHTNLIPNYTVKALIANWCETNNVKLPDPTRAINFNHPSSTVYDEKIASKDAYILPHSRSSKPESTRANGSPGNNLISSGGVHCKGTSSSHPHTSAEGSLPTLPVIAGNGHAFNSGEQSVASSQDSVSSSRTEVCSAGGDNEQLAQCHYRSASVSSMLSGANISQGMLDNGNEVSSQVTAYNSDTSGELTSLEQQVTTTTTTSTSTSPKREPKFPRRLETRSRSQTMWRRPSNGFVPKIVLSSAIEPRADLSGVEAQVRNLVEDLKGTSFEVKRTATAELRLLAKHNTDNRIVIAKSGAIDLLVDLLRSTDVKIQEESVTALLNLSINDNNKTAIANANAIEPLIHVLETGTPEAKENSAATLFSLSVIEDNKIRIGRSGAIKPLVELLGNGSPRGKKDASTALFNLSIFHENKPRIVEAGAVKYLVELMDPAAGMVDKAVAVLANLATIPEGRTAIGQEGGIPVLVEVVELGSTRGKEHAAAALLQLCITSNKFCSVVLKEGAVPPLVALSQTGTSRAKEKAQALLSCFRNQRQGNNAGRG from the exons ATGGAGATATCATTAACAAATGTAGTTCTCAACAGCATCTCTTCTTTCTTTGATTTATCGTCTCATGACAACATAACTCATGAGCCAGCTCTGAAATATTACCGAAAAGTTGAAGAGATATTGAAGTTGTTAAAACCAGTGCTTGATGCTGTTTTTGATGCTGGCATAGCATCTGAAGAACTGCTCCAAAAAGCATTTGCAGAGCTGGGTCATTCTGTCAGTGAGCTAAAGGAACTATTTGGAAACTTGCATCCATTGACGAGTAAAATCTATTTT GTTGTGCAAGTTGAAACATTGATATCAAAGATTCAGGCTTCTGTTGTCGGAATTTTCGAGTGGCTGAAATCTTTTGATGGTCTCCCTCTTGAATTGGATGCATCATCTCTTGAG CTTTGTATacagaaaatcaaacaaattggTCTGGAGCAAACATCAGCTATTATCAGTCAAGCCATTAGCGAGCAAGTGGATGGCTCTGGACCCAGCTCAGAGAGTTTGGCAAAATTTGAAGATCATCTGAGCTTAAGGTCAAACCAGGAGCTACTGATAGAAGCTGTGGCCCTTGAAAAGTTGAAGGAGAATGCGGAGCAAGCTGAAGAGAATAGAGAAGCAGACTATTTTGATCAAATGATTGCTCTTGTTACCCACATGCACGAGGGCCTTGTTAAGGTCAAACAATCTGAGAGCTCTAACCCTATTCCGGCACCTGCTGATTTCTGCTGCCCTCTTTCACTTGAGCTGATGACGGATCCAGTAATTGTGGCTTCAGGACAAACCTATGAGCGAGGTTTTATCAAAAATTGGATTGATCTTGGGCTCACTGTTTGCCCTAAGACACGGCAAACTATGGCCCACACAAATCTTATTCCCAATTACACCGTAAAGGCACTAATTGCGAACTGGTGTGAAACAAATAATGTAAAGCTACCTGACCCCACGAGGGCCATAAACTTTAACCACCCTTCTTCAACTGTGTATGACGAGAAGATAGCCTCGAAGGATGCATATATCCTTCCTCATTCAAGAAGCAGCAAACCTGAGTCAACTCGGGCTAATGGTTCACCTGGAAATAATCTAATTTCATCCGGTGGAGTTCATTGCAAAGGAACTTCTTCATCACATCCTCATACTTCTGCAGAGGGTTCCCTGCCAACCCTGCCTGTTATTGCTGGAAATGGGCATGCTTTTAACTCAGGAGAGCAAAGTGTGGCGTCAAGCCAGGACTCTGTTTCATCTTCAAGAACAGAAGTTTGTAGTGCTGGAGGAGATAATGAGCAGTTAGCTCAATGCCACTATCGAAGTGCCTCAGTCTCCAGCATGCTTTCCGGTGCAAATATCTCACAAGGTATGTTGGATAATGGCAACGAGGTATCGTCACAGGTCACAGCCTACAATAGTGATACTTCTGGAGAGCTAACATCGTTAGAGCAACAagttactactactactactacttctaCCTCAACCTCCCCAAAGAGAGAACCAAAGTTTCCTCGGAGATTAGAAACGAGATCTAGAAGCCAAACAATGTGGCGCCGTCCTTCCAATGGGTTTGTTCCGAAGATAGTTTTGTCTTCTGCCATTGAACCAAGGGCGGATCTTTCTGGGGTTGAAGCCCAAGTCAGGAATCTTGTTGAGGACTTAAAGGGAACTTCATTTGAAGTGAAAAGAACTGCCACAGCTGAACTTAGGCTTCTTGCGAAGCATAACACGGATAACCGAATTGTGATCGCTAAATCTGGAGCCATCGACTTGTTGGTTGATCTCCTCCGTTCAACCGACGTTAAGATTCAAGAAGAATCCGTTACTGCCCTCCTCAATTTATCGATTAATGATAACAACAAAACCGCAATTGCCAACGCGAATGCGATTGAACCTCTAATTCATGTCCTAGAGACAGGTACCCCAGAGGCTAAGGAGAACTCAGCTGCTACTCTTTTTAGCCTCTCAGTTATTGAGGATAACAAGATTAGAATTGGAAGGTCTGGGGCGATAAAGCCTCTGGTTGAGTTACTGGGAAATGGGTCACCTAGGGGGAAGAAAGATGCATCCACTGCTTTGTTTAATTTGTCAATATTTCACGAAAACAAGCCTCGGATTGTGGAGGCTGGAGCTGTGAAGTACCTTGTGGAATTGATGGACCCTGCGGCTGGGATGGTTGATAAGGCGGTTGCTGTTTTGGCAAACCTTGCCACTATTCCGGAGGGAAGGACTGCTATTGGTCAAGAGGGAGGGATTCCAGTTCTTGTTGAGGTTGTTGAGTTGGGCTCCACTAGAGGGAAGGAGCATGCGGCTGCTGCTCTTCTTCAGCTTTGCATAACCAGTAACAAATTCTGTAGCGTGGTCCTTAAGGAAGGAGCTGTTCCCCCTTTGGTTGCTTTGTCTCAGACAGGCACCTCACGAGCAAAAGAAAAG GCTCAGGCATTACTTAGCTGCTTCAGGAACCAGCGTCAGGGAAATAATGCTGGGCGGGGCTGA